A window from Citrus sinensis cultivar Valencia sweet orange chromosome 5, DVS_A1.0, whole genome shotgun sequence encodes these proteins:
- the LOC127902637 gene encoding zinc finger BED domain-containing protein RICESLEEPER 2-like: MIIIYELPFSFVEKEGFRKFMSKACPKLDRFSRRTVARDVYQLYLNEKNNLKKVFARNKYRVCITTDCWTSIQNLNYMVITAHFIDDEWQLHKRILNFCQIDDHKGDTIGKLIESCLLEWGIDRVFTITVDNASSNDLVISYLKKKLNNWGGLVLNGDYLHVRCCAHIINLIVTERLKEMNNSVSSIRNAVKYVRSSPARLVRFRKCVEHEKLDSKRIVVMDVPTRWNSTYLMLESALVYQKAFERLEDDDGFYRSYFEEKEGGKKRIGPPEHIDWVNASVLNNFLENFYEITKKFSASLSVTSHLYFHEMHSIESNLK; this comes from the coding sequence atgataattatttatgaattgCCCTTTAgttttgttgaaaaagaagGGTTTCGGAAATTTATGAGCAAAGCTTGTCCAAAACTTGATCGTTTTTCTAGGAGAACTGTTGCTAGAGATGTGTATCAGTTGTACTTAAATGAGaagaataatttgaaaaaagtgtTTGCTCGTAATAAGTATAGGGTTTGTATAACAACTGATTGTTGGACTTcaatacaaaatttgaattacatgGTTATTACAGCCcattttattgatgatgagtGGCAACTTCATAAAAGGATATTAAACTTTTGCCAGATCGATGATCATAAAGGAGATACAATTGGAAAATTGATTGAGTCTTGCTTGCTTGAATGGGGTATTGATAGAGTGTTTACAATTACTGTTGATAATGCAAGTTCGAATGATTTGgtcatttcttatttaaaaaagaagctaAATAATTGGGGTGGGCTTGTGTTGAATGGTGATTACCTTCATGTTAGATGTTGTGcacatattataaatttgattgtgaCTGAGAGGTTGAAAGAGATGAATAATTCTGTTTCTAGCATTCGCAATGCTGTGAAATATGTAAGATCATCACCGGCTAGATTAGTAAGGTTTAGAAAATGTGTTGAGCATGAAAAACTTGATTCTAAACGTATTGTTGTGATGGATGTTCCTActaggtggaattccacctatTTGATGTTAGAGAGTGCTCTTGTATATCAAAAAGCTTTTGAACGATTGGAGGATGATGATGGATTTTATAGATCCTATTTTGAAGAGAAAGAGGgtggaaaaaaaaggattggGCCACCGGAACATATAGATTGGGTGAATGCAAGTgtgttgaataattttttggagaatttctatgaaattacaaaaaaatttagtgcTTCTTTGTCTGTTACATCACATTTGTATTTTCATGAGATGCATTCTATAGagtcaaatttaaaatga
- the LOC102630739 gene encoding cysteine protease XCP2: protein MALSSQFKTILISFCISFFIRSSFARDFSIVGYSPEDLTSNDKLIDLFESWMSKFEKVYESLDEKLERFEIFKDNLRHIDETNRKIKNYWLGLNEFADLRHEEFKEMFLGLKPDLARRKDQSHEDFSYKDVVDLPKSVDWRKKGAVTHVKNQGSCGSCWAFSTVAAVEGINQIVTGNLASLSEQELIDCDNTYNNGCNGGLMDYAFQYIVSTGGLHKEEDYPYIMEEGTCEMTKGESEVVTINGYHDVPQNSEDSLLKALANQPLSVAIEASGRDFQFYSGGVYDGHCGTQLDHGVAAVGYGSTRGLDYIIVKNSWGPKWGEKGYIRMKRNTGKPEGLCGINKMASYPIKKK, encoded by the exons atggctCTTTCTTCACAGTTTAAGACAATTTTAATCTCattttgtatttctttttttattcgtTCATCTTTTGCAAGAGATTTCTCCATCGTGGGCTACTCTCCTGAGGACTTGACTTCAAATGACAAGCTCATCGATCTCTTTGAGTCATGGATGTCCAAATTCGAAAAGGTTTATGAGAGCCTTGATGAGAAGTTGGAgagatttgagatttttaaggataatttgAGGCACATTGATGAGACCAATaggaagataaaaaattattggcttGGTCTGAATGAATTTGCTGATTTGAGGCACGAAGAGTTCAAAGAGATGTTTTTAGGATTGAAGCCTGATTTGGCTAGAAGAAAAGATCAATCCCATGAAGATTTTAGTTATAAAGATGTTGTTGATTTGCCTAAATCTGTGGATTGGAGAAAGAAAGGTGCAGTTACTCATGTCAAGAACCAAGGTTCATGTG GTAGCTGCTGGGCATTTTCAACAGTGGCTGCAGTTGAGGGAATAAACCAAATTGTTACAGGAAATTTGGCTTCATTGTCTGAGCAAGAGCTAATCGACTGTGACAACACATATAACAATGGTTGCAATGGGGGCCTAATGGATTATGCATTTCAGTACATTGTCTCAACTGGTGGGCTTCACAAAGAAGAAGACTATCCTTACATTATGGAGGAAGGCACTTGTGAGATGACTAAG gGAGAATCAGAGGTTGTAACCATCAATGGGTACCATGATGTTCCCCAAAATAGCGAAGACAGCCTCTTGAAGGCACTTGCAAATCAGCCTCTCAGTGTTGCCATTGAAGCTTCTGGCCGAGATTTCCAATTTTATAGTGGG GGTGTTTATGATGGGCACTGTGGAACTCAGTTGGACCATGGAGTGGCAGCCGTTGGATATGGATCTACCAGAGGCCTGGATTACATAATTGTGAAGAATTCATGGGGACCAAAATGGGGGGAAAAAGGCTACATAAGAATGAAGAGGAACACTGGAAAACCTGAAGGCCTCTGTGGAATCAACAAAATGGCTTCTTATCCCATTAAAAAGAAGTGA
- the LOC102630030 gene encoding probable inorganic phosphate transporter 1-9 has translation MALKVLSALDSAKTQYYHFKAIIIAGMGLFTDAYDLFCIPPIMKLLGRIYYSDGADRFQIPNAVVSPMLALALLGTVIGQLVFGRLGDLIGRRRVYGLALMLMVLSSLACGFSICTTKQCVLGSLGFFRFLLGVGIGGDYPLSATIMSEFANKMTRGAFIAAVFSMQGFGILASSTVTMAVCKIFEATTTRDNDVNKRQHQADIAWRLILMLGSIPAAFTYYWRMTMPESARYTALVEQNVMQAAKDMEKVLDVSISQIAEEYPLPPSPPQYPLISKRFLRRHGRDLFACATSWLLVDIVFYSSNLFQSKIYHQYIDGNGHDQTRSAFEEAFKVARHQAIFAICSTIPGYFVTVFFIDRIGRVAIQALGFFFMGVIYLAIGVPYSYKWSKHTNFGFMFLYALTFFFANFGPNTTTFIVPAELFPARFRSTCHGISGAFGKVGAIIGTVAFLWASHDDNKVNATGVTIALLILGGVCFMGFAITYFFTRETMGRSLEENEKEDDSDALCFLRCLTKSSLRTNSPRNNNEVAVNADAP, from the exons atggCGTTGAAAGTGCTCTCAGCGCTAGACTCAGCAAAGACCCAGTACTATCACTTCAAAGCCATAATAATAGCCGGGATGGGGCTCTTTACCGATGCCTATGACCTCTTCTGTATCCCGCCCATCATGAAGCTCCTCGGAAGAATCTACTACAGCGATGGCGCCGATCGATTCCAAATCCCAAACGCGGTCGTATCGCCGATGTTAGCCCTGGCTTTACTGGGCACGGTGATAGGGCAGCTGGTCTTCGGCAGACTAGGTGACCTCATCGGACGTCGGCGCGTGTACGGATTAGCATTGATGTTGATGGTGCTTAGCTCCCTTGCATGTGGCTTCTCCATTTGCACCACTAAACAATGCGTCCTCGGGAGTCTAGGCTTCTTCAGGTTCTTGCTTGGAGTTGGCATCGGCGGGGACTATCCCTTATCTGCTACCATCATGTCCGAGTTCGCTAACAAGATGACGCGTGGCGCCTTCATTGCGGCGGTTTTTTCTATGCAGGGCTTTGGTATCTTGGCCAGCTCTACGGTCACCATGGCGGTTTGCAAAATCTTTGAGGCAACCACAACTCGGGACAACGATGTCAACAAGAGGCAGCATCAAGCTGATATTGCCTGGAGGTTGATTCTCATGCTGGGTTCTATTCCGGCTgctttcacctattattggcGTATGACGATGCCTGAATCTGCAAG atACACGGCTTTGGTGGAGCAAAATGTAATGCAAGCAGCAAAAGACATGGAGAAAGTACTAGACGTATCGATAAGCCAAATTGCAGAGGAGTATCCATTGCCACCAAGTCCACCCCAGTACCCCTTAATCTCGAAGCGATTCCTACGCCGACACGGCCGCGACCTATTCGCCTGCGCCACCTCGTGGCTGCTCGTCGACATAGTCTTCTACAGTAGCAACCTCTTCCAATCTAAAATCTACCATCAGTACATTGATGGCAACGGTCATGATCAGACCAGGAGTGCATTTGAAGAAGCCTTCAAAGTTGCAAGACACCAAGCCATTTTCGCCATTTGTTCCACCATTCCAGGTTACTTTGTCACCGTCTTTTTCATTGATCGTATAGGCAGAGTCGCAATCCAAGCCCTAGGGTTTTTCTTCATGGGGGTAATTTACTTAGCCATTGGGGTACCTTATAGCTATAAATGGAGCAAGCACACCAATTTCGGATTCATGTTCCTCTATGCCCtaacatttttctttgcaaATTTTGGCCCCAATACAACAACTTTCATTGTGCCCGCTGAGCTATTTCCTGCAAGATTTAGATCAACATGTCATGGGATTTCGGGGGCTTTTGGAAAAGTTGGTGCCATAATTGGGACAGTAGCCTTCTTGTGGGCTTCACACGATGATAACAAAGTTAATGCGACTGGAGTGACCATAGCACTGTTGATCTTGGGTGGTGTTTGTTTTATGGGATTCGccattacttattttttcaccCGTGAAACAATGGGGAGATCACTGGAGGAGAATGAGAAAGAAGATGATTCCGATGCGCTGTGTTTTCTTAGATGTCTCACGAAATCAAGCTTGCGAACAAATTCACCTCGCAACAATAATGAAGTTGCTGTTAATGCTGATGCTCCATAG
- the LOC127902479 gene encoding increased DNA methylation 3: MDVLKYADHPRMKPLVVVEGSAKEGCGAPPLGLYDIGVSDKAYLFRVSLPGARKDTSNLKCIIRRNGNVQIQGVMTEGDVAKNSSKVYKMLQQQLCPPGEFTVSFSLPGPVDPRLFHPQFRQDGILEGVVMKHRKAGKYLS; the protein is encoded by the exons ATGGACGTGTTGAAGTATGCTGACCATCCACGAATGAAGCCACTTGTTGTTGTAGAAGGATCAGCGAAGGAAGGTTGTGGTGCACCACCCCTTGGTCTTTATGACATCGGTGTGAGTGATAAGGCCTATCTTTTCCGAGTTTCACTGCCTGGCGCCCGAAAGGATACAA GTAACCTGAAATGCATTATCCGTCGCAATGGAAATGTCCAAATACAAGGAGTTATGACTGAAGGAGATGTTGCAAAAAACTCATCAAAAGTATACAAGATGTTGCAGCAGCAACTTTGTCCACCGGGAGAATTCACTGTTTCATTTAGTCTACCAGGGCCTGTTGATCCCAGATTATTCCACCCCCAATTCCGCCAGGATGGAATTCTGGAGGGGGTGGTTATGAAACACAGAAAGGCTGGCAAGTACCTCAGTTGA
- the LOC102607717 gene encoding increased DNA methylation 3 isoform X4, which yields MALQGNNSPSTVSVEKTFNDQHFLLNFIMSTYLGPDVFFDNPRRSASQRLAQALPPYTSNSLSFSFVSLSQLESLYYYVLRNANPALVVQPSVFHMYLKGIMPLPSSELPKDCQQFTSFFPLNIHGHKRYSGCYEIVKGIVLIDDPDTSFIKKEDLVRFRSLSGMDDLKIDKIKSLCYEHEYKKRKEDGKQNYMKNSKANATGNISDGNHNSSSQSREPCMERHPNNPLPEPALSHPVSVSNHHILQGAFQKNCNRDGPAMMPLLTVPNGKECMSDASVTLTGTATKGMVGPPIGVVDIGISKLAYFFQAALPGVRRDYSHFSCEIEADGKVHIRGSTSGGKTIRKRSRVFRMRLHQICPPGQFTLDFSLPGPVDPRLFSPHFRCDGIFEAVVIKQK from the exons ATGGCCTTGCAGGGAAATAATAGTCCTTCTACAGTGTCTGTTGAAAAGACATTTAACGATCAACATTTCTTGCTGAACTTCATCATGAGCACTTATTTGGGTCCTGATGTGTTCTTCGATAATCCAAGACGTTCTGCATCTCAAAGATTAGCCCAAGCTTTGCCGCCATACACTTCAAATAGTCTGAGCTTTTCATTTGTCAGCCTTTCTCAGTTAGAGAGCTTATACTACTATGTCTTGAGGAATGCTAATCCTGCCCTGGTTGTGCAACCTTCTGTATTTCATATGTATCTAAAAGGCATCATGCCCCTGCCAAGCTCTGAGCTTCCAAAGGATTGTCAGCAGTTCACAAGTTTTTTCCCATTGAATATTCATGGACATAAAAGGTATTCTGGATGTTACGAGATTGTGAAGGGGATTGTTCTTATTGATGATCCAGATACATCATTCATAAAAAAGGAGGACCTAGTAAGGTTCAGATCCTTATCTGGTATGGATGATTTGAAGattgataaaatcaaatccCTGTGTTATGAACATGAATACAAGAAACGCAAAGAAGATGGGAAGCAGAATTACATGAAAAATAGTAAGGCCAATGCTACTGGAAATATTTCTGATGGAAACCATAATTCTTCATCACAATCCCGAGAACCATGTATGGAAAGGCACCCTAATAACCCTCTTCCTGAGCCAGCACTCTCTCATCCTGTTTCAGTGTCAAATCATCATATTCTGCAAGGAGCCTTCCAGAAAAACTGTAATAGGGATGGACCTGCCATGATGCCCCTTTTAACTGTTCCAAATGGGAAAGAATGTATGTCAGATGCATCTGTTACTCTGACTGGAACTGCGACAAAGGGAATGGTAGGACCACCAATTGGTGTCGTGGACATAGGCATTAGCAAACTAGCCTATTTCTTCCAAGCTGCTCTACCTGGAGTCAGGAGAGATTATA GTCACTTCAGTTGTGAGATTGAAGCGGATGGAAAGGTTCATATTCGAGGGTCAACATCCGGTGGAAAAACTATTAGGAAACGTTCCCGGGTATTCCGTATGAGACTTCATCAAATATGCCCACCTGGCCAGTTTACACTTGATTTCAGTCTTCCCGGCCCGGTTGATCCCCGGCTGTTTTCACCGCATTTTAGATGTGATGGCATTTTTGAAGCAGTTGTCATTAAGCAAAAGTAA
- the LOC102607717 gene encoding increased DNA methylation 3 isoform X1: MALQGNNSPSTVSVEKTFNDQHFLLNFIMSTYLGPDVFFDNPRRSASQRLAQALPPYTSNSLSFSFVSLSQLESLYYYVLRNANPALVVQPSVFHMYLKGIMPLPSSELPKDCQQFTSFFPLNIHGHKRYSGCYEIVKGIVLIDDPDTSFIKKEDLVRFRSLSGMDDLKIDKIKSLCYEHEYKKRKEDGKQNYMKNSKANATGNISDGNHNSSSQSREPCMERHPNNPLPEPALSHPVSVSNHHILQGAFQKNCNRDGPAMMPLLTVPNGKECMSDASVTLTGTATKGMVGPPIGVVDIGISKLAYFFQAALPGVRRDYSYYADHEAGHFSCEIEADGKVHIRGSTSGGKTIRKRSRVFRMRLHQICPPGQFTLDFSLPGPVDPRLFSPHFRCDGIFEAVVIKQK, translated from the exons ATGGCCTTGCAGGGAAATAATAGTCCTTCTACAGTGTCTGTTGAAAAGACATTTAACGATCAACATTTCTTGCTGAACTTCATCATGAGCACTTATTTGGGTCCTGATGTGTTCTTCGATAATCCAAGACGTTCTGCATCTCAAAGATTAGCCCAAGCTTTGCCGCCATACACTTCAAATAGTCTGAGCTTTTCATTTGTCAGCCTTTCTCAGTTAGAGAGCTTATACTACTATGTCTTGAGGAATGCTAATCCTGCCCTGGTTGTGCAACCTTCTGTATTTCATATGTATCTAAAAGGCATCATGCCCCTGCCAAGCTCTGAGCTTCCAAAGGATTGTCAGCAGTTCACAAGTTTTTTCCCATTGAATATTCATGGACATAAAAGGTATTCTGGATGTTACGAGATTGTGAAGGGGATTGTTCTTATTGATGATCCAGATACATCATTCATAAAAAAGGAGGACCTAGTAAGGTTCAGATCCTTATCTGGTATGGATGATTTGAAGattgataaaatcaaatccCTGTGTTATGAACATGAATACAAGAAACGCAAAGAAGATGGGAAGCAGAATTACATGAAAAATAGTAAGGCCAATGCTACTGGAAATATTTCTGATGGAAACCATAATTCTTCATCACAATCCCGAGAACCATGTATGGAAAGGCACCCTAATAACCCTCTTCCTGAGCCAGCACTCTCTCATCCTGTTTCAGTGTCAAATCATCATATTCTGCAAGGAGCCTTCCAGAAAAACTGTAATAGGGATGGACCTGCCATGATGCCCCTTTTAACTGTTCCAAATGGGAAAGAATGTATGTCAGATGCATCTGTTACTCTGACTGGAACTGCGACAAAGGGAATGGTAGGACCACCAATTGGTGTCGTGGACATAGGCATTAGCAAACTAGCCTATTTCTTCCAAGCTGCTCTACCTGGAGTCAGGAGAGATTATA GCTATTATGCAGACCATGAAG CAGGTCACTTCAGTTGTGAGATTGAAGCGGATGGAAAGGTTCATATTCGAGGGTCAACATCCGGTGGAAAAACTATTAGGAAACGTTCCCGGGTATTCCGTATGAGACTTCATCAAATATGCCCACCTGGCCAGTTTACACTTGATTTCAGTCTTCCCGGCCCGGTTGATCCCCGGCTGTTTTCACCGCATTTTAGATGTGATGGCATTTTTGAAGCAGTTGTCATTAAGCAAAAGTAA
- the LOC102607717 gene encoding increased DNA methylation 3 isoform X3 — translation MALQGNNSPSTVSVEKTFNDQHFLLNFIMSTYLGPDVFFDNPRRSASQRLAQALPPYTSNSLSFSFVSLSQLESLYYYVLRNANPALVVQPSVFHMYLKGIMPLPSSELPKDCQQFTSFFPLNIHGHKRYSGCYEIVKGIVLIDDPDTSFIKKEDLVRFRSLSGMDDLKIDKIKSLCYEHEYKKRKEDGKQNYMKNSKANATGNISDGNHNSSSQSREPCMERHPNNPLPEPALSHPVSVSNHHILQGAFQKNCNRDGPAMMPLLTVPNGKECMSDASVTLTGTATKGMVGPPIGVVDIGISKLAYFFQAALPGVRRDYTGHFSCEIEADGKVHIRGSTSGGKTIRKRSRVFRMRLHQICPPGQFTLDFSLPGPVDPRLFSPHFRCDGIFEAVVIKQK, via the exons ATGGCCTTGCAGGGAAATAATAGTCCTTCTACAGTGTCTGTTGAAAAGACATTTAACGATCAACATTTCTTGCTGAACTTCATCATGAGCACTTATTTGGGTCCTGATGTGTTCTTCGATAATCCAAGACGTTCTGCATCTCAAAGATTAGCCCAAGCTTTGCCGCCATACACTTCAAATAGTCTGAGCTTTTCATTTGTCAGCCTTTCTCAGTTAGAGAGCTTATACTACTATGTCTTGAGGAATGCTAATCCTGCCCTGGTTGTGCAACCTTCTGTATTTCATATGTATCTAAAAGGCATCATGCCCCTGCCAAGCTCTGAGCTTCCAAAGGATTGTCAGCAGTTCACAAGTTTTTTCCCATTGAATATTCATGGACATAAAAGGTATTCTGGATGTTACGAGATTGTGAAGGGGATTGTTCTTATTGATGATCCAGATACATCATTCATAAAAAAGGAGGACCTAGTAAGGTTCAGATCCTTATCTGGTATGGATGATTTGAAGattgataaaatcaaatccCTGTGTTATGAACATGAATACAAGAAACGCAAAGAAGATGGGAAGCAGAATTACATGAAAAATAGTAAGGCCAATGCTACTGGAAATATTTCTGATGGAAACCATAATTCTTCATCACAATCCCGAGAACCATGTATGGAAAGGCACCCTAATAACCCTCTTCCTGAGCCAGCACTCTCTCATCCTGTTTCAGTGTCAAATCATCATATTCTGCAAGGAGCCTTCCAGAAAAACTGTAATAGGGATGGACCTGCCATGATGCCCCTTTTAACTGTTCCAAATGGGAAAGAATGTATGTCAGATGCATCTGTTACTCTGACTGGAACTGCGACAAAGGGAATGGTAGGACCACCAATTGGTGTCGTGGACATAGGCATTAGCAAACTAGCCTATTTCTTCCAAGCTGCTCTACCTGGAGTCAGGAGAGATTATA CAGGTCACTTCAGTTGTGAGATTGAAGCGGATGGAAAGGTTCATATTCGAGGGTCAACATCCGGTGGAAAAACTATTAGGAAACGTTCCCGGGTATTCCGTATGAGACTTCATCAAATATGCCCACCTGGCCAGTTTACACTTGATTTCAGTCTTCCCGGCCCGGTTGATCCCCGGCTGTTTTCACCGCATTTTAGATGTGATGGCATTTTTGAAGCAGTTGTCATTAAGCAAAAGTAA
- the LOC102607717 gene encoding increased DNA methylation 3 isoform X2 has translation MALQGNNSPSTVSVEKTFNDQHFLLNFIMSTYLGPDVFFDNPRRSASQRLAQALPPYTSNSLSFSFVSLSQLESLYYYVLRNANPALVVQPSVFHMYLKGIMPLPSSELPKDCQQFTSFFPLNIHGHKRYSGCYEIVKGIVLIDDPDTSFIKKEDLVRFRSLSGMDDLKIDKIKSLCYEHEYKKRKEDGKQNYMKNSKANATGNISDGNHNSSSQSREPCMERHPNNPLPEPALSHPVSVSNHHILQGAFQKNCNRDGPAMMPLLTVPNGKECMSDASVTLTGTATKGMVGPPIGVVDIGISKLAYFFQAALPGVRRDYSYYADHEGHFSCEIEADGKVHIRGSTSGGKTIRKRSRVFRMRLHQICPPGQFTLDFSLPGPVDPRLFSPHFRCDGIFEAVVIKQK, from the exons ATGGCCTTGCAGGGAAATAATAGTCCTTCTACAGTGTCTGTTGAAAAGACATTTAACGATCAACATTTCTTGCTGAACTTCATCATGAGCACTTATTTGGGTCCTGATGTGTTCTTCGATAATCCAAGACGTTCTGCATCTCAAAGATTAGCCCAAGCTTTGCCGCCATACACTTCAAATAGTCTGAGCTTTTCATTTGTCAGCCTTTCTCAGTTAGAGAGCTTATACTACTATGTCTTGAGGAATGCTAATCCTGCCCTGGTTGTGCAACCTTCTGTATTTCATATGTATCTAAAAGGCATCATGCCCCTGCCAAGCTCTGAGCTTCCAAAGGATTGTCAGCAGTTCACAAGTTTTTTCCCATTGAATATTCATGGACATAAAAGGTATTCTGGATGTTACGAGATTGTGAAGGGGATTGTTCTTATTGATGATCCAGATACATCATTCATAAAAAAGGAGGACCTAGTAAGGTTCAGATCCTTATCTGGTATGGATGATTTGAAGattgataaaatcaaatccCTGTGTTATGAACATGAATACAAGAAACGCAAAGAAGATGGGAAGCAGAATTACATGAAAAATAGTAAGGCCAATGCTACTGGAAATATTTCTGATGGAAACCATAATTCTTCATCACAATCCCGAGAACCATGTATGGAAAGGCACCCTAATAACCCTCTTCCTGAGCCAGCACTCTCTCATCCTGTTTCAGTGTCAAATCATCATATTCTGCAAGGAGCCTTCCAGAAAAACTGTAATAGGGATGGACCTGCCATGATGCCCCTTTTAACTGTTCCAAATGGGAAAGAATGTATGTCAGATGCATCTGTTACTCTGACTGGAACTGCGACAAAGGGAATGGTAGGACCACCAATTGGTGTCGTGGACATAGGCATTAGCAAACTAGCCTATTTCTTCCAAGCTGCTCTACCTGGAGTCAGGAGAGATTATA GCTATTATGCAGACCATGAAG GTCACTTCAGTTGTGAGATTGAAGCGGATGGAAAGGTTCATATTCGAGGGTCAACATCCGGTGGAAAAACTATTAGGAAACGTTCCCGGGTATTCCGTATGAGACTTCATCAAATATGCCCACCTGGCCAGTTTACACTTGATTTCAGTCTTCCCGGCCCGGTTGATCCCCGGCTGTTTTCACCGCATTTTAGATGTGATGGCATTTTTGAAGCAGTTGTCATTAAGCAAAAGTAA
- the LOC102631039 gene encoding heavy metal-associated isoprenylated plant protein 28 — MELETVELKVEMVGIHEKRLRKCLSKLRGIEKVEVDANSQKVVVTGYAHRNKILKAIRRGGLKADFWSAQNELLSAYASASYGNLRFNNFNFS, encoded by the exons ATGGAGTTGgag ACGGTAGAATTGAAAGTGGAGATGGTTGGAATACATGAGAAAAGACTAAGAAAATGCCTGTCCAAACTCAGAG gaATAGAGAAAGTGGAAGTGGATGCCAACAGCCAGAAGGTGGTGGTGACAGGCTACGCACACAGgaacaaaatattgaaagcCATTAGGAGAGGTGGATTGAAAGCTGATTTTTGGTCTGCCCAAAATGAACTTCTCAGTGCTTATGCAAGCGCAAGCTATGGAAACTTGAGATTTAACAACTTCAACTTCTCTTAG